The following proteins are co-located in the Manihot esculenta cultivar AM560-2 chromosome 7, M.esculenta_v8, whole genome shotgun sequence genome:
- the LOC110619183 gene encoding protein PELPK1 → MADLPSFSLIVLLSLITLSISVDARHLLETALPEVPELPKPELPSLPKVELPPLPEVPAFPKPEVPILPKPELPELPKPEIPTLPKPKLPELPKPELPTFPHLPELPKPSFPTKDTKPPQSTTSP, encoded by the coding sequence ATGGCCGATCTTCCCTCCTTTTCCCTCATCGTTCTGCTCTCACTCATCACTCTATCAATCTCTGTAGATGCACGACATCTTCTGGAGACAGCATTGCCTGAGGTACCTGAGCTTCCCAAGCCTGAATTGCCTTCACTGCCCAAGGTTGAGCTTCCACCATTACCTGAAGTCCCAGCCTTTCCTAAACCCGAAGTTCCCATATTGCCAAAACCTGAATTGCCTGAGTTACCAAAGCCTGAAATTCCCACTCTTCCAAAACCTAAATTGCCTGAGTTACCAAAGCCTGAACTGCCAACTTTTCCCCACTTGCCTGAGTTGCCAAAACCCTCGTTCCCTACGAAGGACACTAAACCTCCTCAATCAACTACCAGTCCTTAG